The region ATAAAAGGGCCCTCAGCTATGCTCATCTCATGCACCCCAGACAGGGTGCATGGAGGCAGCCATGCTGGCCCTGACACTCGTCCCCACCCACCAGACCACGTCCAGATATGTttatattttcaaaaattgtttagaATTTAAAActttgtttaaatttttgaaaaagtttagaatttcaaaatttctttaaatttttgaaaaagtttaggatttcaaaattgtttaaattttcaaaaaatgttcataatttcaaattttatttgaattttcaataaatgttcagaatttcatttttttaaatcaaCAATGTTAGGAATTtcaaaataaaatcaaatattgtttgaattttgaaaaaaatatcagaaattcaaattttatttattttttataaaaTATTCAAAATTTGTTTAAGTTTTCCAAAAAAGCTTGGAATTTCAAATatgttcaaattttcaaaaagtttagaatttcaaaatttattttaattttccaaaaaatgtttaaaatttcaaataaaataattcaaaatatgtttaaatttgtgtTCATATTTTTCCAGTTTTGTTCATCATTCAAAAACAATTGTTCGAAATTCAAAATTGTTCAGCGTGTCTAAACACATGCAGGCTGCCAAACAAAGTCTCAGCTCAGCATGTCTCAGCGCATACATCGTTGCGAAACAACAGCAACTGCATGGACTCAGCATGTCTACACTTAGCATGTATAAGAGGAGAACAACTAGGCTAGGTCCATGCATGCTACCAAACACACCTTAACTCGATGGACCAAAAATAAATGAATTCATGTTTAAGTTTTTAATCCAGTAAGTATCAGGGATCAGTTAGAAACAGCCATTTTCTAGAGGAGCGAAAGTAGCCCTATATAGGATACCGGGCCGTTTACTCCTCTAAATTAGAGACTATATAGAGGGGATCGGTTAGAGTTGCTCTTAGCTACTGCCTGTCATGCTTGCCAGTACCACACACAGCCGTTCGATCGAGCAAGAACTACGAGTATGAGGAGCTGCATGGCATATGTGATTATCATCTTCCTTATCCAAGACACCACAAGGAATATGTTTTTTTGGAGGGAAAAAGAACAAAACACGCTTTCAACTTCTGAATTCGGGCCTAGAGCGGAGCACATGCCAAACATAACGATGTGAGCTTGAAATCATCATCAGCCAGGTTTCTTCCGTGAAATGCACAGAAAACCAAGTTCCataattttctttctttttctttggatGTGAACCCAACTCTATGAATTAAAGGGCAGATAAAATCGCATTTTCTTGCACAGCCGCAATAGAAACATTCAGAACAAGACTCTGCAGAGTTCAGATGGGTCCTGTGTTTCTCATAGGATTCCATTTCTTAATACCACGACCAAAATGAACTCCTGAACGCGGGAAGAGTAATCATCTCTAATTACCTAATTACGTACTACCTTCCATCAAAATTGCCCAATGAGTTACAAACGTAGAAGAATACCAAAAACCCTAACCAATGTTGAATGGGTTAACCTTTTTAGCGGCTACTGATCATCAATCATAGCAGTCTTCATCTGTTACATGAAAACAATTATTTTCATTAGCAAGCATTACAATGCATACAGCCCTGATTCAGAAGGAAAAGGAGGTAGTATAGCAGTAATATGAATTGAACATTAAATGGAAACTTACGGGCTTCCTCCTCTTGGTTccagtcatcatcgtcatcatcaaactCGATATTCTGCGGAGTAAGACCATGGGAGTCAAACTATTAGACAATATGCAAGACAAAGAAATGATGCATCACTGGTCTAACCATTTCATATTTGCTGATGTGAAGGAATACACATGCATCACACAATTTTGCCAAAACCATGAACATTTAACACCCATTTTTCTACATCGAATAAAACCACAGTGCATAAAGTTCCAAGGTACTAACCTGATTATAATCGTCATCTGAACtttcttccgcttctgcttcctcctcttcatcatcctcctcctcatcacccTCCTTTTCGGTCTTCTCCTCTCCATCCTACAGTTACCAAATATCAGTCAACAACTCAACATGGTGCCATAACCTCTCACTATTTCCGTAATGTCAAACAGAGTGTAAGACTTTAAACCAGTAATAATATATCTTGAATAGAAATATGCCTTCCAGATATACTGCAGCAGACTGAAAAAAAACTAAAAGGTAATGATGGCTTGCCTTCTGCTTCGCTTCAAGTTTCTCGAATATATCAAATGCCTGATTATCTGGCAAACAAAGATGACAAGATCCATGTAAGGGGTCAGTGTATATACATTTGAATATATCTACACTAGAAGTGTTCATTCAAGTTCCATTACTAAGAATAGACATACAAATTGGATGGTGCAAACAAAGCAGTTTCCTTAATAAAGATTCAAGAAGATATCATAGGCATAAACAGAAGTTCACGGCAGAAAAGGCAACAAGAGAATTATGTTTTGATTTTGTGAAACATAGCATACCTGCGTCTTTATCCCACCGAAGTTTTTTCTGAACTGGTTGCGCTCGTTTAGAACCTGAAAGGGAGATAATATTTAAGGGTTTATTGGGCTGCAACCacatagcagaaaacaaaaaatggtATGTATGTACTTCAAGACTACCATGTAGCAGTTCTGCAGGAAAATTTGCAGGGATCAGTTTGAGGTATGATGCAAGAGCTTCCCGTTTGCTTTGTGTTTTACGCTTCCTATCAGAATATCTTTCGATCTCTTTGTCGTCATTCTCTGAAAAGAAACCAAGGCAGAAAAAGAAAGTAATCAGACAGAATTCAAGAAAAGAAACAAAGTAGAAATCGCTACTTGTAGAAGATATGAAACCAAACCAGAGTATTCTCACAAGGAAAGATGCTGAATTGTTTCTATGAGCTAGCAAGGAGTCTAATCATATTTATAGCCCCCGAAGATTTAGATGCAAGTGGTAATATCAAATTTAAAATGGGAAAACAAGAAGCAAAATTAATTCTAGACCATACAGATGTAGAAAAAGTGTCCGGTGCCAGCAGTATATCAAGTTGCATACAAAGTAACTCTCCATAAATATAAACAATCAGGATTCATGGATCCCTTATTATTGAGCTTCTAGTTAATACGCCAATGGGTTAGAATGTATCACTGGAAATCCAGCCTTTCATAGCTAAAGAAAGTAGGAAAACACAGATTAGAGGGAAAGAAATAGAGGTTACTCGCTTGCTCTGTAACATAAGCAGTCCTGATATGGCAATTCATACGAAAACTGAAAAAACGGCAAGCTCCAATATAACCCTGCTGTATCCAATAATCTGGCCAACTACTCCAAAGAAGCAAAATCCCATACTCCCTCTAGCTACACA is a window of Triticum dicoccoides isolate Atlit2015 ecotype Zavitan chromosome 2B, WEW_v2.0, whole genome shotgun sequence DNA encoding:
- the LOC119363006 gene encoding DNA-directed RNA polymerase III subunit rpc31-like, yielding MSFRGRGGRGGGRGGRGGRGGRGFGGASYDHPAKHAPHEDFPEITLPEMTCAKATNEEKALILSTLKLDDFMRNSCYYLEPDAPKKKNDDKEIERYSDRKRKTQSKREALASYLKLIPANFPAELLHGSKRAQPVQKKLRWDKDADNQAFDIFEKLEAKQKDGEEKTEKEGDEEEDDEEEEAEAEESSDDDYNQNIEFDDDDDDWNQEEEAHEDCYD